One Candidatus Sulfurimonas baltica DNA segment encodes these proteins:
- the queF gene encoding preQ(1) synthase: MKYGEKIVNEFDVDKDLEIWPNEHKRNYLIKMTLPEFSCLCPRSGYPDYATIYLEYTPDEWVVELKAIKLYINSFRDKHVSHENSANEIYELLERKLKPKYMKVIADYNPRGNVHTVIEIDSSKL, from the coding sequence ATGAAATACGGTGAAAAAATTGTTAATGAATTTGATGTTGATAAAGATTTGGAAATTTGGCCAAATGAACATAAGAGAAATTATCTAATTAAAATGACTCTTCCAGAGTTTTCTTGCCTTTGTCCAAGAAGCGGATACCCTGATTATGCTACCATTTATTTAGAATATACACCAGATGAGTGGGTTGTAGAGTTAAAAGCTATTAAATTGTACATTAATTCATTTAGAGATAAACATGTATCTCATGAAAATAGTGCAAATGAAATCTATGAACTACTTGAGAGAAAATTAAAACCAAAGTATATGAAAGTTATTGCTGATTATAATCCTCGTGGAAATGTTCATACTGTTATAGAGATTGATAGTTCTAAGCTTTAG
- a CDS encoding CCA tRNA nucleotidyltransferase, with protein MINYPKKLDVIFDKLYNNNALPILVGGFIRDKILGLNSKDIDIEVYGISLFSKLEELLQEFGSVNSVGKSFGVCKLQYQGYELDFSFPRVDNKNNVGHRGFQIEINPNLDFKTAASRRDFTINAIGYDVKNKILLDPFNGLIDLKNKILRAVNEHSFIEDPLRVLRATQFCARFELSIDEKLFELCKEMVSNQLLNELPKERIFEEIKKLILKSNRPSVGFELLKKFGTNIYTNNIYVLDEISKQLTTNSVTNTVLMLAALCFDYNDKQATDFIRNLTNEKELLNRVLPLIKNHNEINKIFYSSEGNYRLYKLATEVKIEELLILSNAIYFTNNSSNIYEAGEAIYKRAKELNILKEKLPPLLKGKDILNFKIKPSPEFSKILDEAYEAQMSCEFTTHIGAIDWLSNHLKEAKDFQRN; from the coding sequence ATGATTAATTATCCAAAAAAGTTAGATGTTATTTTTGACAAACTTTATAATAATAACGCTTTACCCATACTGGTTGGTGGATTTATTAGAGATAAAATACTAGGTCTAAATTCAAAAGATATTGATATAGAAGTTTATGGAATATCATTATTTTCAAAACTCGAAGAGTTATTGCAAGAGTTCGGAAGTGTCAATAGTGTTGGTAAAAGTTTTGGAGTATGTAAACTACAATATCAAGGGTATGAATTAGACTTCTCGTTTCCCAGAGTTGATAATAAAAATAATGTTGGTCATCGTGGATTTCAAATAGAAATTAACCCAAATTTAGATTTTAAAACTGCAGCAAGCAGAAGAGATTTTACAATAAATGCTATAGGGTATGATGTAAAAAATAAAATATTGCTTGACCCGTTTAATGGTTTAATAGATTTAAAAAATAAAATACTCAGAGCTGTAAATGAACACAGTTTTATAGAAGACCCACTTAGAGTTCTAAGAGCAACACAATTTTGTGCCAGATTTGAACTTAGTATAGATGAAAAACTATTTGAACTTTGTAAAGAGATGGTTAGCAACCAATTGCTAAATGAATTACCAAAAGAGAGAATTTTTGAGGAAATAAAAAAACTTATTTTAAAATCAAACAGACCTTCTGTTGGCTTTGAACTTTTAAAAAAATTTGGTACTAATATTTATACAAATAATATTTATGTATTAGATGAAATATCAAAACAACTAACAACTAATTCAGTTACTAACACTGTGTTGATGTTAGCAGCTTTGTGTTTTGATTATAATGATAAGCAAGCAACAGATTTTATACGAAATCTTACAAATGAAAAAGAATTACTTAATAGAGTTTTACCTCTTATAAAAAATCATAATGAAATTAATAAAATATTTTATTCATCTGAAGGTAACTATAGACTATATAAACTAGCTACAGAGGTAAAAATTGAAGAGCTTTTGATTTTAAGCAATGCAATATATTTTACTAATAATAGTTCTAATATATATGAAGCTGGTGAAGCTATTTATAAAAGGGCTAAAGAGTTAAATATATTAAAAGAAAAACTCCCTCCTCTTTTAAAAGGGAAGGATATTTTGAATTTTAAAATTAAACCGTCTCCAGAATTTTCAAAAATTTTAGATGAAGCATATGAAGCTCAAATGAGTTGTGAGTTTACCACTCATATTGGGGCAATTGATTGGTTAAGCAATCACCTAAAAGAAGCTAAAGATTTTCAAAGAAACTAA